Proteins encoded in a region of the Mycolicibacterium neoaurum genome:
- a CDS encoding FAD-dependent oxidoreductase: protein MPSRGKVAILGGGMAGLSAAWRLSSPGWQDRFDAITVYQRGWRLGGKGASSRGVHDRIEEHGLHIWLGSYENAFALLRECYAEIDRATDDPECPIQTWDQALIPADELGMADHWAGRWSVWPGRFSRNADLPGEPDADGRELTVVGFLHRALQLLADFATSLDADDAPDTDEDSAARVIRISTMLGESVHDALSALVQRPGCAPVGRPFDEPLQALRDALDYEHRPQHRRFWLLLSLLTTTARGLIADDLLTDPAGFRAINDEEYRDWLRRHGAHPDVLDFALVRGLYDMVFGYEEGDCTRPSFAAGLAVLLTGIALFQYKGAFFWKMTAGMGDVVIAPIYQALRARGVRFEFFHRVDALHLDATGTRVEAISMGRQVDLVDPATPYDPLIRVGGLPVFPAEPRREQIVDAGQPMRELESHFAARRDAEQRTLRCGTDFDHVVLAASAGMVEIICGELIADRPEWRDMTHHVKTVATQAFQLWLSPDESSLGWFRPGVTTSGYVAPFDTWASMPQTLWAENWPAEDDPKTVAYFCGVLDAPWPPDTEDREYRRRSRDRVLTTATEYLDHHVGLYLPGAVTADGFAWKMLCGTGGLHGPAALETQHVSVNIDPSDRYVQSVPGSDKHRLRPDESGYDNLVLAGDWTDCGINAGCIEAAVMSGLQAANALLGRSRFYRIRGFYLP from the coding sequence GGCCTCCACATCTGGCTCGGGTCCTATGAGAACGCGTTCGCCCTGCTGCGCGAATGCTATGCCGAAATCGACCGTGCTACGGATGATCCCGAGTGCCCGATCCAAACCTGGGATCAGGCGCTGATCCCAGCCGACGAACTGGGCATGGCCGATCACTGGGCAGGCCGCTGGTCGGTGTGGCCCGGCCGGTTCTCCCGAAATGCCGACCTACCCGGTGAACCGGACGCTGACGGACGGGAACTGACCGTCGTCGGGTTCTTGCACAGAGCGCTGCAACTGCTGGCGGATTTCGCCACCTCACTCGACGCCGATGACGCCCCCGACACCGATGAGGACAGCGCGGCGCGCGTCATCCGCATATCGACGATGCTCGGCGAGAGTGTCCACGATGCGCTGAGCGCACTGGTGCAGCGACCCGGGTGTGCGCCGGTCGGCAGGCCGTTCGACGAGCCGCTGCAGGCGCTCCGCGACGCGCTCGACTACGAGCACCGCCCGCAACACCGCCGGTTCTGGCTGTTGTTATCGCTGTTGACCACGACCGCGCGTGGGTTGATCGCCGATGATCTGCTGACCGACCCGGCGGGGTTCCGAGCGATCAACGACGAGGAATACCGAGATTGGTTGCGCCGCCACGGCGCCCACCCCGACGTATTGGACTTCGCCCTGGTGCGGGGTCTGTACGACATGGTCTTCGGATATGAGGAAGGCGACTGCACCCGACCGTCGTTCGCCGCCGGTCTGGCGGTGTTGCTGACCGGCATCGCACTGTTCCAGTACAAGGGTGCCTTCTTCTGGAAGATGACTGCCGGTATGGGTGATGTGGTGATCGCCCCGATCTATCAGGCGTTGCGCGCCCGTGGTGTGCGATTCGAGTTCTTCCACCGGGTGGATGCGTTGCATCTGGACGCCACAGGCACCCGGGTGGAGGCCATCTCGATGGGACGCCAGGTCGACCTCGTCGACCCGGCGACGCCCTACGATCCGCTGATTCGGGTCGGTGGGCTGCCGGTTTTCCCCGCCGAGCCGCGGCGCGAGCAGATCGTCGACGCCGGCCAGCCGATGCGCGAGCTGGAGTCGCATTTCGCGGCGCGGCGCGACGCCGAACAGCGCACGCTGCGGTGCGGTACGGACTTCGATCACGTGGTGCTGGCCGCATCGGCGGGGATGGTCGAGATCATCTGCGGCGAACTCATCGCCGACCGCCCCGAATGGCGGGATATGACGCATCACGTGAAGACGGTGGCCACCCAGGCCTTTCAGCTCTGGCTCTCCCCCGACGAATCGAGTCTTGGTTGGTTCCGGCCGGGCGTGACCACCAGCGGCTATGTCGCACCGTTCGACACCTGGGCGTCGATGCCGCAGACGCTCTGGGCCGAGAACTGGCCTGCCGAGGACGATCCGAAGACGGTGGCCTACTTCTGCGGGGTGCTCGACGCCCCATGGCCACCGGATACCGAGGACCGGGAGTACCGACGCCGGTCCCGGGACCGGGTGCTGACGACAGCGACCGAGTATCTGGACCACCACGTCGGGCTGTACCTGCCGGGTGCCGTCACCGCAGATGGCTTCGCATGGAAGATGCTCTGCGGCACAGGCGGTCTGCACGGACCTGCCGCATTGGAAACCCAGCACGTGAGCGTCAACATCGACCCCTCGGACCGGTACGTGCAATCGGTCCCCGGCTCGGACAAGCACCGGCTGCGTCCGGACGAAAGCGGTTATGACAACCTGGTTTTGGCCGGCGACTGGACCGACTGCGGGATCAATGCCGGCTGTATCGAGGCCGCCGTCATGTCGGGACTTCAAGCGGCGAATGCACTGCTCGGCCGGAGCAGGTTCTATCGGATCCGCGGTTTCTACCTGCCCTGA
- a CDS encoding cutinase family protein: MSSRTLSAKHRARRFIATVAAAAAAAGGLVASIAVAPAGQLPTASAEPCAPVELIFARGRGEPAGIGRIGDALVGALNARLPQPVGVYAVNYPADFEVPVGANDISDRIQYMAGACPNTRLIIGGYSLGAASAALALSATQSGLGFDRPLPPEMSGHVAAVVLVANITRRMVGNEIGPPYRDRTINVCVPTDPVCGDSLPTGFEDLQNVWPNHWQDAYIGSDLINQAADFAAARVR; this comes from the coding sequence GTGTCCAGCCGAACGCTTTCAGCAAAGCACCGCGCGCGCAGATTCATCGCGACCGTAGCCGCGGCAGCGGCCGCCGCCGGCGGCCTTGTCGCCTCCATCGCGGTGGCCCCTGCCGGTCAGTTGCCCACTGCATCGGCCGAACCGTGCGCTCCCGTCGAGCTGATCTTCGCGCGCGGGCGTGGCGAGCCTGCCGGCATCGGCCGCATCGGTGACGCGCTCGTCGGCGCCCTCAATGCCCGGCTACCGCAACCCGTCGGCGTCTACGCCGTGAACTATCCCGCCGATTTCGAGGTTCCGGTGGGCGCCAATGACATCAGCGACCGGATCCAGTACATGGCCGGAGCCTGTCCGAACACCAGGCTGATCATCGGTGGATACTCCCTCGGCGCCGCCTCCGCGGCGCTGGCCCTGTCCGCGACGCAATCCGGACTCGGTTTCGACCGACCGTTGCCGCCGGAGATGTCCGGCCATGTGGCGGCCGTCGTGCTGGTCGCAAACATCACCCGGCGGATGGTGGGCAACGAGATCGGTCCGCCCTACCGCGACCGAACCATCAACGTGTGTGTCCCGACCGACCCGGTCTGCGGCGACTCCCTGCCCACGGGCTTCGAGGATCTGCAGAACGTGTGGCCGAACCA
- a CDS encoding cutinase family protein — protein MRFDLVRRRSALLAAATAAIGSLLLTPATPASAESCPDIEVVFARGTNEDPGLGRIGAAFVESLRGKVGGRSVGTYAVNYPASYDFLAAATGANDASAHIQWMINNCPTTRLVLGGYSQGAGVIDVIAAVPVPAIGFTAPLPPNTPEHVAALAVFGNPSAKVGLPLTVSPVWGPRAIDLCNPGDPVCTSGDDVAAHRAYDGAPADQAATFVAGLL, from the coding sequence GTGCGCTTTGATCTTGTTCGCCGCCGCTCGGCACTGCTCGCCGCCGCCACCGCGGCCATCGGCTCGCTGCTCCTGACACCGGCGACACCCGCCTCCGCCGAATCCTGCCCCGATATCGAGGTCGTGTTCGCCCGCGGCACGAACGAGGATCCCGGTCTGGGCCGCATCGGCGCGGCCTTCGTGGAGTCGCTACGCGGCAAGGTCGGCGGCAGGTCGGTGGGCACCTATGCGGTGAACTATCCGGCCAGCTACGACTTCTTGGCCGCCGCCACCGGCGCCAACGACGCCAGTGCCCACATCCAATGGATGATCAACAACTGCCCGACCACCCGGCTGGTGCTCGGCGGGTACTCCCAGGGCGCAGGGGTCATCGACGTCATCGCCGCGGTACCGGTACCCGCCATCGGTTTCACCGCCCCGCTTCCGCCGAACACCCCCGAACACGTCGCGGCGCTGGCCGTGTTCGGCAACCCGTCGGCGAAGGTCGGCCTGCCGCTGACGGTGAGCCCGGTGTGGGGGCCTCGGGCGATAGACCTATGCAATCCCGGCGATCCGGTCTGCACCAGTGGCGATGACGTGGCGGCCCACCGCGCTTACGACGGTGCCCCCGCCGATCAGGCGGCCACCTTCGTCGCCGGGCTGCTCTGA
- a CDS encoding cutinase family protein, with product MVSTLAVLAAPAPVASAEPACSDVELIFARGTSEPPGIGRVGFALENALRPQLGGRTLSTYGVNYPATYDFLRAADGAFDASARIAYLADACPNTRVVLGGYSQGAAIVNMLVGLPPVGDRIGDIGSAPPLASNLAGNVAAIAAFGNAGAKFGYPVSAAGPPFSGRGIDLCADGDPICSGGRNPFAHTRYESSGFIPQAAGFIAGRV from the coding sequence ATGGTCTCCACCTTGGCCGTGCTGGCGGCTCCGGCGCCGGTCGCCTCGGCCGAACCGGCGTGCTCGGACGTCGAACTGATCTTCGCTCGCGGCACCAGCGAGCCGCCGGGCATCGGCCGGGTCGGGTTTGCTCTGGAGAACGCGTTGCGCCCGCAGCTCGGTGGCCGCACGCTGAGCACCTACGGTGTCAACTACCCCGCGACCTACGATTTCCTGCGCGCCGCCGACGGCGCATTCGATGCCAGCGCGCGGATCGCCTACCTCGCCGACGCCTGCCCGAACACCCGCGTCGTGCTCGGTGGGTACTCCCAGGGTGCCGCCATCGTCAACATGCTGGTGGGGCTTCCTCCGGTAGGTGACCGCATCGGCGATATCGGTTCGGCTCCCCCGCTGGCCTCCAACTTGGCCGGCAATGTGGCCGCCATCGCCGCATTCGGTAATGCGGGTGCCAAGTTCGGTTATCCGGTCAGTGCCGCCGGGCCCCCGTTCAGCGGCCGGGGTATCGACCTGTGCGCCGACGGTGACCCGATCTGCTCCGGTGGCCGCAACCCATTTGCGCACACCCGATACGAATCCTCCGGATTCATCCCGCAGGCAGCCGGTTTCATCGCGGGCCGGGTCTGA
- a CDS encoding saccharopine dehydrogenase family protein, whose product MRARRDLDIVLYGATGFVGRHVARALAAAGGGVRIALAGRSADRMTALRDSLGTGARDWPVLVSDLDEPGPLANLAGRTRVLVSTVGPYSTVGLPLVAACAHAGTDYLDLAGEIPFVRASIHRYHRIAASTGARIVHSCGFDSIPSDLTVYALHRRAVDDGAGALGRTTLVLRAYSGGCSGGSLRTMVELMRAAHTDASLRAMLDDPYSLSPDRAGEPDLGAQPDVPVFSGSEIAPELAGLWTGGYLMALYNTRCVRRTNALLGWPYGRGLRYTETLSYGSSPMAPFLAAMSGPTITAAARLGGAYLATVPSMVVDRLLPDATTGHDHGDRGRYVVETYTRTTAGHRYVATMAQRGDPGYSATATLIAVAAMAMVTDAARLSALRGVLTPVAAMGDLLLEKLPGRGVTLTVTPLDRDQGR is encoded by the coding sequence ATGCGCGCCCGGCGTGATCTGGACATCGTGCTCTACGGTGCGACGGGTTTCGTCGGTCGACATGTCGCGCGTGCACTCGCCGCCGCCGGCGGCGGTGTGCGCATCGCCCTGGCGGGCAGGTCCGCCGACCGGATGACCGCACTGCGCGATTCGCTCGGTACCGGGGCGCGGGACTGGCCGGTGCTTGTCTCGGATCTCGATGAACCCGGCCCGTTGGCGAACCTGGCAGGGCGGACCCGGGTGCTGGTCAGCACCGTCGGTCCCTATTCGACGGTCGGACTTCCCCTGGTGGCCGCCTGCGCGCACGCCGGCACCGATTATCTGGACCTGGCCGGCGAGATCCCGTTCGTGCGCGCCAGCATCCACCGCTATCACCGCATCGCGGCGTCGACGGGCGCACGCATCGTGCACTCCTGCGGATTCGATTCCATCCCTTCCGATCTCACCGTCTACGCCCTGCACCGCCGTGCCGTCGACGATGGTGCCGGGGCGCTGGGCAGGACCACGTTGGTGTTGCGCGCCTACTCGGGCGGGTGCTCGGGCGGCTCGCTGCGCACGATGGTCGAGCTGATGCGGGCCGCGCACACAGATGCGTCCCTGCGCGCAATGCTCGACGATCCCTACAGCCTGTCGCCGGACCGGGCCGGCGAACCGGATCTCGGTGCGCAACCCGATGTCCCGGTGTTCAGTGGATCCGAGATCGCCCCCGAGCTGGCCGGGCTGTGGACCGGCGGCTACCTGATGGCGTTGTACAACACCAGGTGTGTGCGACGGACCAATGCGCTGCTCGGCTGGCCGTACGGCCGTGGATTGCGCTACACCGAGACGTTGAGTTACGGATCCTCGCCGATGGCGCCGTTCCTCGCGGCGATGAGCGGCCCGACCATCACCGCGGCCGCGCGCCTGGGCGGGGCCTATCTGGCCACGGTGCCCTCGATGGTGGTGGATCGTCTGCTGCCGGATGCGACCACCGGCCACGATCACGGTGACCGCGGCCGGTACGTGGTCGAGACCTACACCAGAACGACGGCCGGACACCGCTACGTGGCGACCATGGCGCAGCGTGGTGATCCCGGATACTCGGCCACGGCGACGCTGATCGCCGTGGCGGCGATGGCCATGGTCACCGACGCCGCGCGGCTGTCCGCGCTGCGCGGCGTCCTGACCCCGGTCGCGGCCATGGGCGACCTACTGCTGGAAAAGCTCCCCGGGCGGGGAGTCACGTTGACAGTGACACCGCTGGATCGCGATCAGGGCAGGTAG
- a CDS encoding EamA family transporter produces MTMINARATTRFRVGLVFAITSAFTFGMSGPLAKALMEAGWTPTAAVTARLAGGALAMAVFATYYRPGWVREALRHRTTVIAYGLIPIAGAQLCYYNAVSHLSVGVALLLEYTAPILVVGWLWATTRRRPAALTLAGAALAVAGIVLVLDVFAGAHINSTGVVWGLAAAICAACYFMMSEKASSDGTGLSPVTLAAAGLVIGALAVAGLGASGVMPLRFTAADTVVAGLTLPWYVPVIALALIPTAIAYTLGIMGIARLQPRFASLVGLSEVLFAVLIAWVVLGESISLTQAVGGAVVLMGLALARHGDRSDQVAQANWQDVPPPAERPIAHT; encoded by the coding sequence ATGACGATGATCAACGCGCGCGCGACGACCAGGTTTCGGGTCGGTCTGGTCTTCGCAATCACCTCGGCCTTCACCTTCGGCATGTCCGGCCCGCTCGCCAAGGCACTGATGGAGGCCGGTTGGACCCCGACGGCGGCCGTGACAGCCCGCCTGGCCGGTGGTGCACTGGCGATGGCCGTGTTCGCTACCTACTACCGGCCCGGCTGGGTCCGCGAGGCCCTGCGGCATCGCACCACCGTCATCGCGTACGGCCTGATCCCGATCGCCGGCGCCCAGCTCTGCTACTACAACGCCGTCTCACACCTTTCGGTCGGCGTGGCGCTGCTGCTGGAGTACACCGCGCCGATCCTGGTGGTCGGCTGGTTATGGGCCACCACGCGGCGTCGACCCGCCGCGCTGACCCTCGCCGGTGCGGCACTGGCAGTTGCCGGCATCGTGCTGGTCCTCGACGTCTTCGCCGGCGCCCACATCAACTCGACCGGGGTGGTCTGGGGCCTGGCCGCGGCGATCTGCGCCGCGTGCTACTTCATGATGTCGGAGAAGGCCAGCTCCGACGGCACCGGCCTGAGCCCGGTTACCCTGGCCGCCGCCGGTCTCGTCATCGGCGCCCTCGCGGTGGCCGGACTCGGCGCGAGCGGCGTGATGCCGCTGCGCTTCACCGCCGCCGATACCGTCGTCGCCGGTCTCACCCTGCCCTGGTACGTCCCGGTGATCGCCCTGGCACTCATCCCGACGGCGATCGCCTACACCCTCGGCATCATGGGCATCGCCCGGCTGCAGCCCCGGTTCGCCTCGTTGGTGGGCCTGTCCGAGGTCCTGTTCGCCGTGCTCATCGCCTGGGTAGTGCTCGGCGAATCGATCTCACTGACCCAGGCCGTCGGCGGCGCGGTGGTGTTGATGGGCCTGGCGCTGGCCCGCCACGGGGACCGTTCCGACCAGGTGGCCCAGGCCAATTGGCAGGACGTGCCGCCGCCTGCCGAACGACCGATTGCTCATACCTGA
- a CDS encoding CGNR zinc finger domain-containing protein, whose translation MIFTHDTELTLRAACVLINSDRVDGDELADLAGLEAYLAEFGWTGRRDRDGEELAAVHRLRERLGRLWEGADDEERTVGQVNALLADTQASPWLTRHAEMPEWHLHLASVRDPLAQRMGAEMAMALADLIRGGELRRLKVCAAPDCTAALFDVSRNRSKIFCDTGNCGNRQHVAAYRERRGRHG comes from the coding sequence ATGATTTTTACTCATGACACGGAACTCACACTCCGGGCTGCCTGCGTGCTGATCAACAGTGATCGCGTCGACGGCGACGAGCTGGCCGATCTGGCCGGATTGGAGGCCTATCTCGCCGAGTTCGGCTGGACCGGCCGCCGTGACCGTGACGGTGAGGAGCTGGCCGCCGTGCACCGCTTGCGCGAACGACTCGGCAGGCTCTGGGAGGGCGCCGACGACGAGGAGCGCACGGTCGGCCAGGTCAACGCTCTGCTGGCCGACACCCAGGCCTCGCCGTGGTTGACCCGGCACGCCGAGATGCCGGAGTGGCATCTGCATCTGGCCTCCGTCCGGGATCCGCTGGCCCAGCGGATGGGTGCGGAGATGGCGATGGCGTTGGCGGACCTGATCCGTGGTGGCGAGCTGCGCCGGCTCAAGGTGTGCGCGGCACCGGACTGTACGGCGGCGCTGTTCGACGTCTCCCGCAACCGGTCGAAGATCTTCTGCGACACCGGAAACTGCGGTAATCGTCAGCATGTTGCCGCTTATCGGGAAAGGCGTGGCCGGCACGGGTAG